Proteins found in one Roseovarius pelagicus genomic segment:
- a CDS encoding ABC transporter ATP-binding protein — MSDPIVETRGIEVRFALPTHFLSREKPVLHALSGVDVQIMPGETFCVVGESGCGKTTLGRAIIGLNSPSAGEVYFNGKRIDQMEEAERKPIRRDMQMVFQNPYASLNPRRNVFETLAEPIRHLMPEKSETEVRAQVEEVLAATGCDPSWQRKLPHEFSGGQRQRIAIARALVTNPAFIVADEPISALDVSIQAQILNLLTNLQAERGLTYLFITHDLSVVKHFGTRVAVMYLGQVMELADAETIFADPKHPYTRLLLDAIPKLEGGSFERPRQPGELPDPVNPPPGCPFAPRCPIAADLCRSERPKLRVIPGSTTQAACHFAE; from the coding sequence ATGAGCGATCCAATCGTCGAAACCCGCGGGATCGAAGTCCGCTTTGCACTTCCGACGCACTTTCTGAGCCGCGAAAAACCGGTACTGCATGCATTGTCGGGCGTCGATGTACAGATCATGCCCGGCGAGACCTTCTGCGTCGTCGGAGAGAGCGGTTGCGGCAAGACAACCTTGGGCCGTGCGATCATCGGGCTGAATTCACCTTCGGCGGGCGAGGTCTATTTCAACGGCAAACGCATCGACCAGATGGAAGAGGCAGAGCGCAAGCCGATCCGCCGTGACATGCAAATGGTGTTCCAGAACCCCTATGCGTCGCTGAATCCGCGCCGCAACGTGTTCGAGACACTGGCAGAACCGATCCGCCACCTGATGCCGGAAAAGTCCGAGACTGAAGTGCGCGCACAGGTCGAAGAGGTTCTGGCCGCCACCGGCTGCGACCCTTCATGGCAACGCAAGCTGCCGCATGAATTCTCAGGCGGGCAACGCCAGCGGATCGCCATCGCCCGCGCGCTTGTCACCAACCCTGCCTTTATCGTCGCGGACGAACCGATCTCGGCGCTCGACGTTTCAATTCAGGCGCAGATCCTGAACTTGCTGACCAATCTTCAGGCCGAGCGCGGGCTGACCTATCTTTTCATCACCCACGACCTCAGCGTGGTGAAACATTTCGGTACCCGCGTCGCGGTGATGTATCTGGGACAGGTGATGGAGCTGGCCGATGCCGAAACCATCTTTGCCGATCCCAAACATCCCTACACACGGCTTCTGCTGGATGCGATCCCCAAGCTGGAAGGCGGCTCTTTCGAGCGCCCCCGCCAGCCCGGCGAATTGCCCGACCCGGTGAACCCGCCCCCCGGTTGCCCCTTTGCACCGCGCTGCCCGATCGCCGCGGATCTCTGCCGCTCTGAGCGTCCCAAGCTGCGGGTGATACCCGGCAGCACAACGCAAGCAGCCTGCCATTTCGCCGAATAG
- a CDS encoding aspartate kinase, with protein sequence MPVLVMKFGGTSVANLDRIRRAAKRVGVEVAKGYDVIVIVSAMSGKTNELVGWVNETSPLYDAREYDAIVSSGENVTAGLMALTLQEMDVPARSWQGWQVPVRTTSAHSAARIEEIPTDNIVAKFSEGMRVAVVAGFQGVSPEGRITTLGRGGSDTTAVAFAAAFEAERCDIYTDVDGVYTTDPRIASKARKLNKIAFEEMLELASLGAKVLQTRSVELAMRYNVKLRVLSSFEEQSDDAGTLVCSEEEIMESNVVSGIAYSRDEAKMTLISVADRPGIAAAIFGPLSEGGVNVDMIIQNISEEGRTDMTFSCPTDQVMRAEKALEGAKERGEINYHDLVADTDVAKVSAVGIGMRSQSGVAAQMFKTLSDEGVNIKVIATSEIKISVLIDRKYMELAVQALHDAFELDKVA encoded by the coding sequence ATGCCCGTTCTCGTGATGAAATTCGGCGGCACCTCAGTCGCCAACCTTGATCGCATTCGCCGCGCCGCCAAGCGTGTCGGTGTCGAAGTGGCCAAAGGGTACGATGTGATCGTCATCGTCAGCGCCATGTCGGGCAAGACGAACGAACTGGTGGGTTGGGTGAACGAGACATCACCGCTCTATGATGCGCGTGAATACGATGCGATCGTCAGCTCCGGAGAAAACGTGACCGCGGGCCTGATGGCGCTCACCTTGCAGGAAATGGATGTGCCTGCGCGCAGCTGGCAGGGCTGGCAGGTTCCTGTGCGGACGACCTCAGCGCATTCCGCTGCCCGGATCGAGGAAATCCCGACCGACAACATTGTTGCCAAGTTCAGCGAAGGTATGCGCGTTGCTGTCGTTGCCGGATTTCAGGGTGTCAGCCCCGAGGGCCGCATCACTACACTCGGGCGGGGTGGCTCCGACACCACCGCAGTAGCTTTTGCCGCCGCTTTTGAGGCCGAGCGGTGCGATATCTATACGGATGTGGATGGTGTTTACACCACCGACCCGCGTATCGCATCCAAAGCGCGCAAACTGAACAAGATCGCTTTCGAGGAGATGCTGGAGCTCGCGTCACTCGGCGCCAAGGTGTTGCAAACCCGTTCCGTTGAACTGGCAATGCGCTACAATGTGAAGCTACGTGTGCTCAGCAGTTTCGAAGAACAATCAGATGATGCAGGCACGTTGGTCTGCTCCGAGGAGGAAATCATGGAATCCAATGTCGTATCGGGCATCGCCTACAGCCGCGATGAGGCCAAAATGACCCTCATCTCGGTCGCTGACCGCCCCGGTATCGCCGCCGCGATCTTTGGCCCGCTCAGCGAAGGCGGCGTTAATGTGGACATGATCATTCAGAACATTTCCGAAGAAGGGCGCACCGACATGACCTTTTCATGCCCCACCGATCAGGTGATGCGCGCCGAAAAGGCACTGGAGGGCGCAAAGGAGCGAGGCGAGATCAACTATCACGATCTGGTGGCAGACACCGACGTGGCCAAGGTCTCGGCCGTGGGGATCGGCATGCGCAGCCAATCCGGCGTCGCAGCGCAGATGTTTAAAACGCTCAGCGATGAAGGCGTGAACATCAAGGTCATCGCAACCTCAGAGATCAAGATTTCCGTACTGATCGACCGGAAATACATGGAACTCGCGGTTCAGGCACTGCATGATGCCTTCGAGTTGGACAAGGTGGCCTGA
- a CDS encoding ACT domain-containing protein, producing the protein MTGEHDLNTLLASMDPVLAPETFVFVTIPSRQVPMGITAKMMLQEAEGTTLILTRAEAEAANLPYTFAARMVTLNVHSALDAVGFIARIATELAAHGMGVNPVAGYYHDHLFIPEDRADDAMRILRAFSA; encoded by the coding sequence ATGACGGGCGAGCATGATCTGAATACACTCCTTGCCAGTATGGACCCCGTTCTGGCGCCTGAGACTTTTGTTTTTGTCACGATCCCCTCGCGACAAGTTCCAATGGGCATCACCGCCAAAATGATGCTCCAAGAGGCGGAGGGCACGACGCTGATCCTGACCCGCGCAGAGGCCGAAGCGGCGAACCTGCCCTACACCTTTGCCGCGCGCATGGTCACGCTGAATGTGCATTCGGCTTTGGACGCTGTCGGTTTCATCGCGCGTATTGCAACCGAACTTGCTGCACATGGCATGGGCGTCAATCCTGTCGCCGGATATTATCACGATCACCTGTTCATTCCCGAAGATCGTGCGGACGACGCCATGCGTATTTTGCGGGCATTTTCAGCGTAA
- the modA gene encoding molybdate ABC transporter substrate-binding protein — translation MVFAAASLQDAMHDVTDAYPDAVVVSYGGSGAMARQIAQGAPADVVVLANSAWMDWLQRGGYLRPNTRRDLLGNRLVMVGPMGAPPLPEVSGEALIARLAGGRLALGQTTAVPAGIYARAWMEHAGLWEGLRPHLAETDNVRAALALVALGEAPLGMVYATDAAAETRVVTLYAVPRGAHSPIVYPVAAITERGEDFVAYLARAEVQDTFRVHGFTLPGVEQ, via the coding sequence TTGGTCTTTGCAGCGGCGTCACTGCAAGACGCGATGCACGACGTCACAGATGCTTACCCAGATGCTGTGGTGGTTTCCTATGGCGGCAGCGGTGCGATGGCACGTCAGATTGCGCAAGGTGCGCCAGCGGATGTCGTTGTGTTGGCGAACAGCGCATGGATGGACTGGCTGCAACGGGGTGGATACCTGCGCCCGAACACACGGCGCGATTTGCTTGGCAACAGGCTGGTGATGGTTGGGCCAATGGGCGCTCCGCCACTGCCAGAAGTGAGTGGCGAGGCGCTGATTGCCCGGCTGGCGGGCGGGCGACTGGCATTGGGCCAAACCACTGCCGTGCCAGCGGGCATCTATGCCCGCGCATGGATGGAGCACGCCGGGTTGTGGGAGGGACTACGCCCGCATCTGGCCGAAACGGATAATGTTCGCGCGGCACTTGCGCTGGTGGCATTGGGAGAGGCGCCCTTGGGCATGGTCTATGCCACCGACGCAGCCGCAGAAACACGCGTTGTGACGCTCTATGCCGTGCCGCGCGGTGCACATTCGCCGATTGTGTATCCTGTCGCTGCCATCACGGAGCGCGGCGAGGATTTTGTCGCCTATTTGGCCAGAGCGGAAGTGCAGGACACCTTTCGCGTGCATGGCTTTACCCTACCCGGAGTTGAGCAATGA
- a CDS encoding ABC transporter permease: MITWRGFLKRFLSDPVAIGAGVVLLILVLMALFAPVLAPQNPYDLMQLDIMNSELPPSWKPGGDEQFLLGTDAQGRGVLSTIMYGTGISLLIGIGAVIVQGILGVTLGLIAGYKGGWIDSFLMRLADIQMSLSTLMIAIIALALFQAAFDANVYADYAIIMLILIIGIAEWPKFARTVRSSVLGEKNKEYVDAARVIGLPARKVMWGHILPNTLTPVLVISTIQVAEAIMTEAALSFLGLGMPVDRPSLGSLIRSGFEFVFSGQYWITFYPALVLIALVLALNLLGDWLRDVLNPKLRRGDD; this comes from the coding sequence ATGATTACCTGGCGCGGCTTTCTCAAACGTTTCCTGTCTGATCCTGTCGCCATCGGCGCGGGTGTGGTTCTGCTGATCCTTGTGCTGATGGCGCTATTTGCCCCTGTGCTGGCACCGCAGAACCCCTATGACCTGATGCAGTTGGATATCATGAACAGCGAATTGCCCCCCAGTTGGAAGCCGGGTGGCGATGAGCAGTTCCTTTTGGGCACTGATGCCCAAGGGCGCGGCGTGCTGAGCACGATCATGTACGGCACTGGTATCTCGCTGCTGATCGGCATCGGAGCCGTGATCGTGCAGGGTATCCTCGGGGTGACGCTGGGCCTGATTGCAGGGTACAAGGGCGGATGGATCGACAGCTTTCTGATGCGTCTGGCCGATATCCAGATGTCGCTGTCGACACTGATGATAGCAATCATCGCGCTGGCCCTGTTTCAGGCGGCATTCGATGCGAATGTCTATGCCGACTACGCCATCATCATGCTGATCCTGATTATCGGCATCGCTGAATGGCCTAAATTCGCGCGCACCGTACGGTCCTCCGTTCTGGGCGAAAAGAACAAGGAATATGTCGACGCCGCCCGCGTGATCGGCCTGCCCGCACGCAAGGTGATGTGGGGTCATATCCTACCCAACACGCTGACACCCGTTCTGGTCATTTCGACCATCCAAGTTGCCGAAGCCATTATGACAGAGGCCGCTTTATCGTTCCTCGGATTGGGTATGCCGGTTGATCGGCCGTCGCTTGGCTCGCTGATCCGATCCGGCTTTGAGTTCGTGTTCTCGGGGCAATACTGGATCACCTTCTATCCGGCACTCGTTCTGATCGCGCTGGTTCTCGCACTGAACTTGCTGGGCGATTGGCTACGTGACGTGCTGAACCCGAAACTGCGCCGGGGGGATGACTGA
- a CDS encoding SDR family oxidoreductase: MHVMITGANRGIGAGLAAAYADRGDQVTGTSRRGGDLARLDVTDPTQHRDLAASLEGRAVDLLVCNAGVYLDKGHAIETGYDAALWAETFAANVTGVFLTVQAILPELERSEQPKIAIISSQMASQTHAPGGSYIYRASKAAALNLGRNLATDLRPRGIAVGIYHPGWVRTDMGGGSASIGTEDSVRGLMARFDELNMQTTGTFLTWDGQPHDF; this comes from the coding sequence ATGCACGTGATGATCACAGGGGCCAATCGCGGGATTGGCGCCGGATTGGCCGCCGCATACGCGGACAGAGGCGACCAAGTGACCGGGACATCGCGCCGGGGCGGTGATCTGGCGCGGCTCGACGTTACCGATCCCACACAACACCGGGATCTGGCTGCGTCACTGGAGGGACGTGCCGTGGATCTGCTGGTGTGTAACGCGGGGGTTTATCTGGACAAGGGGCATGCGATTGAAACCGGGTATGACGCGGCGCTTTGGGCTGAAACCTTTGCCGCCAACGTGACCGGTGTTTTCCTGACGGTGCAGGCAATTCTGCCCGAATTGGAACGCAGCGAACAGCCCAAGATCGCGATCATATCCAGTCAGATGGCCAGCCAGACCCATGCGCCGGGCGGCAGCTACATCTACCGCGCGTCCAAGGCTGCGGCGCTGAACCTGGGCCGTAACCTTGCGACTGATCTGCGCCCGCGTGGCATTGCCGTCGGCATCTACCACCCCGGTTGGGTGCGCACGGATATGGGCGGTGGCAGCGCCAGCATTGGCACCGAGGACTCGGTTCGCGGCTTGATGGCGCGTTTTGACGAACTTAACATGCAGACAACCGGAACGTTTCTGACTTGGGACGGACAACCACATGATTTCTAA
- a CDS encoding EcsC family protein, producing the protein MDLLDPPIDNDAVDARLTELARRHAQAGNFGIQVLNVVGSQAEKLLDRLPSDMRNRLGDGTEQALRLAMQAAHGSRSVLGGQPGWLNRAVTTAMGAAGGLGGLPSAMAELPITTTILLRAIQDVATEHGFDPDEEGVRFDCIQVFAAAGPLDHADGSDLAFLSTRVAVTGKTMQALIARVAPRLSTVLGQKLAAQMVPVLGAAAGAATNYAYTSYYQQMAHVHFGLRRLAIESDRDHADLIEDFRARVKAPVKRS; encoded by the coding sequence ATGGATTTGCTTGACCCCCCGATAGACAATGATGCCGTCGACGCAAGGCTGACGGAATTGGCGCGCAGGCATGCGCAGGCGGGCAATTTTGGTATTCAGGTTCTGAATGTCGTTGGCAGTCAGGCCGAAAAGCTGCTGGATCGTTTGCCCTCTGATATGCGCAACAGACTGGGTGACGGCACCGAACAGGCATTGCGTCTGGCGATGCAGGCGGCGCACGGCTCGCGTAGTGTGCTGGGTGGTCAACCGGGCTGGCTGAACCGTGCGGTAACAACGGCGATGGGGGCCGCCGGTGGTTTGGGCGGATTGCCGAGCGCCATGGCCGAATTGCCGATCACCACCACGATTCTGCTGCGCGCGATTCAGGATGTGGCGACTGAGCATGGTTTTGACCCCGATGAAGAAGGCGTGCGTTTCGACTGTATTCAGGTCTTTGCCGCTGCCGGGCCGCTTGATCATGCGGATGGCTCTGATCTGGCGTTTCTCAGCACGCGGGTCGCGGTGACTGGCAAGACGATGCAGGCGCTAATCGCCCGCGTTGCGCCACGTCTCAGCACCGTGTTGGGGCAAAAGCTGGCGGCGCAAATGGTGCCGGTACTGGGCGCGGCTGCTGGGGCCGCGACGAACTACGCCTATACCAGCTACTACCAGCAGATGGCGCATGTACATTTTGGATTGCGCCGGTTGGCGATCGAGTCTGATCGCGATCATGCGGACCTGATCGAAGATTTTCGCGCACGGGTCAAAGCGCCGGTGAAACGGAGCTAA
- a CDS encoding NUDIX hydrolase, translated as MRSSAGAIPHIRSMAQSIADKLENRIMRQSIGRKTEQRKPADIHIMLWICLPESLGLPQISGFNQIKLAIYLITRLYCHLGEYNKTLTHCGVKGAMTVLGAKQVPIALLDAHKSDVRTQFAALCYRMVKDKPQILLITSRRTGRWIIPKGWPMDGETPANIALTEAWEEAGVRGKVNERCLGLYSYHKSLGAERGMPCVAMVYAVRVKSLVAKYPEAGQRKRKWLRPKKAAALVNEPELAHIIANFHPRQIKR; from the coding sequence ATGCGCTCCTCCGCAGGCGCAATTCCGCACATCAGAAGCATGGCGCAAAGTATTGCAGACAAGTTGGAAAATCGGATCATGCGGCAGAGTATTGGCCGCAAAACCGAGCAACGCAAGCCCGCTGACATCCACATCATGTTGTGGATTTGCCTACCCGAGTCGCTAGGTCTGCCCCAAATATCAGGATTCAATCAAATCAAACTGGCAATTTACCTTATCACCCGCTTATATTGTCATTTAGGCGAGTATAATAAGACGCTAACACACTGCGGGGTGAAGGGCGCGATGACCGTGCTGGGCGCAAAACAGGTACCCATCGCATTACTGGATGCGCACAAAAGCGATGTGCGAACACAGTTCGCCGCGCTGTGCTACCGTATGGTCAAAGATAAGCCTCAAATCCTCTTGATCACATCGCGCCGCACGGGCCGCTGGATCATTCCCAAAGGTTGGCCGATGGACGGTGAAACCCCTGCAAACATCGCCCTGACCGAGGCGTGGGAAGAGGCGGGCGTGCGCGGCAAAGTCAATGAACGCTGCCTTGGCCTGTATTCATACCACAAGTCACTTGGCGCCGAGCGGGGCATGCCCTGCGTTGCCATGGTTTACGCAGTACGGGTAAAATCGCTGGTCGCGAAATATCCCGAGGCTGGTCAACGCAAACGCAAATGGCTGCGGCCAAAGAAGGCGGCGGCCCTCGTCAACGAGCCGGAATTGGCGCATATCATTGCGAATTTTCACCCAAGGCAAATCAAGCGCTGA
- the modC gene encoding molybdenum ABC transporter ATP-binding protein encodes MSLSVKIKHDFGDFTLDVAFEAGPGVTAVFGPSGAGKTSVANAVAGLFAPEQGMVTLGNRCLYDPSARVNVPPHKRRIGTVFQDGRLFPHLSVAGNLDFGARYIPRGSKIPNRDQVISLMEIGALLDRRPMHLSGGEKQRVALARALLMAPELLVMDEPLAALDGPRKDEILPYLERFTGSNGVPVLYVSHSVAEIARLADQIVVLRAGRVIRCDAVSEVLSDPEMVPLMGVREAGSVLRAKILGHDSDGLSRLAVSGGILLIPRVQAEPGNYIRLRVLAQDILLSLEAPVGLSSRNILPVMVLGLHRGDGPGVAVSLQLGDERLLARVTARAAQEMHLRPGLECHAILKATAVPRGDIGIEQSGDQSAKA; translated from the coding sequence ATGAGCCTGAGCGTCAAGATAAAACACGACTTTGGCGATTTCACTCTGGACGTCGCGTTTGAGGCCGGGCCGGGTGTTACGGCGGTTTTCGGGCCGTCAGGCGCAGGTAAAACCAGTGTTGCAAATGCGGTCGCGGGGCTTTTTGCCCCAGAGCAAGGCATGGTGACACTGGGCAACAGGTGCCTTTACGATCCGTCGGCCCGCGTGAATGTGCCGCCACACAAGCGGCGGATTGGGACGGTGTTTCAGGACGGTCGGTTGTTTCCGCATCTCAGCGTGGCAGGGAATCTGGATTTTGGAGCGCGATATATCCCGCGGGGTAGCAAGATCCCGAACCGGGATCAGGTCATCTCGTTGATGGAAATAGGCGCGTTGCTGGATCGGCGGCCAATGCATTTATCGGGCGGAGAGAAGCAGCGTGTGGCGTTGGCGCGGGCCTTGCTGATGGCGCCGGAGCTGCTGGTCATGGACGAGCCTCTGGCGGCGCTGGATGGCCCGCGCAAGGACGAAATTCTACCTTATCTTGAACGGTTTACGGGTAGTAACGGGGTCCCCGTTCTGTATGTCAGTCATTCGGTGGCCGAGATTGCACGTCTGGCCGATCAGATTGTCGTCTTGCGGGCAGGACGCGTGATCCGCTGCGACGCGGTCAGCGAAGTGCTGAGCGATCCCGAGATGGTGCCGTTGATGGGGGTTCGTGAGGCGGGGTCGGTATTGCGCGCCAAGATTTTGGGGCACGATAGTGACGGTCTCAGCCGTCTTGCGGTCAGCGGAGGCATATTATTGATCCCTCGCGTCCAGGCAGAGCCGGGAAATTATATACGTCTCAGGGTCTTGGCACAGGATATTCTACTGTCACTCGAAGCTCCGGTCGGCCTGTCGTCGCGTAATATTCTACCCGTTATGGTGCTTGGACTTCACCGCGGTGATGGCCCCGGCGTGGCGGTATCGTTGCAATTGGGTGACGAGCGGCTATTGGCGCGGGTGACAGCGCGGGCGGCGCAAGAGATGCATCTGCGGCCCGGACTGGAGTGCCATGCTATCCTGAAAGCAACGGCAGTCCCGCGTGGGGATATCGGAATTGAACAAAGCGGTGACCAGTCTGCCAAAGCCTGA
- a CDS encoding GNAT family N-acetyltransferase, producing MPCVLELRPETQDDWWEVEALYDLCFAPGREALSSYRLRDGIAPVAGLSLVARDAGGILGGAIRYWPVRIGEYDALLLGPVAVHPTRQGEGLGGYLIRGSLERARAQGWERTMLVGDAPYYSRFGFTRLDTVEMPPPTNPERVLGISLVPGAWDGIVGKVTRAAP from the coding sequence ATGCCCTGCGTGCTGGAGTTGCGCCCGGAAACACAAGACGACTGGTGGGAGGTCGAGGCACTCTATGATCTGTGCTTTGCACCCGGACGCGAGGCGCTGTCGTCCTACCGACTGCGTGATGGGATTGCCCCCGTTGCGGGTCTCAGCCTTGTGGCGCGCGATGCGGGGGGCATTCTGGGCGGTGCGATCCGCTACTGGCCGGTGCGTATTGGCGAATATGACGCACTTTTGCTGGGACCGGTCGCCGTGCACCCGACGCGGCAGGGCGAGGGACTGGGCGGGTATCTGATCCGGGGCAGTCTGGAGCGGGCGCGCGCGCAGGGATGGGAACGCACGATGCTGGTGGGCGATGCACCCTATTACAGCCGCTTTGGCTTTACACGTCTCGATACGGTCGAGATGCCACCGCCGACCAATCCCGAGCGGGTTCTCGGCATCTCGCTGGTTCCCGGCGCATGGGATGGGATCGTGGGGAAAGTGACCCGCGCTGCGCCTTGA
- a CDS encoding DUF1178 family protein translates to MIKFTLKCAEGHQFDSWFHSTATFDKLDRTGMVTCAICGGTDVEKAMMAPTVQAGRKRAANAPEQSAQGTLSAPASPAEQALARLRQEIESNSEYVGHDFAREARDIHDGNAPERAIYGEAKPEDAKKLIEDGVPVTPLPFRAGRKSN, encoded by the coding sequence ATGATCAAATTTACACTGAAATGTGCGGAAGGTCACCAGTTTGACAGCTGGTTCCACTCCACCGCCACCTTTGACAAGCTGGATCGTACAGGCATGGTTACCTGTGCCATCTGCGGCGGCACCGACGTGGAAAAGGCCATGATGGCCCCAACGGTGCAAGCTGGCCGAAAACGGGCCGCAAATGCCCCCGAGCAATCCGCCCAAGGTACGCTAAGCGCCCCCGCCAGCCCCGCCGAGCAAGCCTTGGCCCGCCTGCGTCAGGAAATCGAAAGCAATTCGGAATATGTCGGCCATGATTTTGCGCGCGAGGCGCGTGATATCCATGACGGGAATGCCCCGGAACGCGCCATTTACGGCGAGGCAAAGCCTGAAGACGCAAAAAAGCTCATCGAAGACGGTGTTCCCGTCACGCCGCTGCCATTTCGTGCCGGGCGAAAATCCAACTAG
- a CDS encoding ABC transporter ATP-binding protein — protein MAMLEVHDLHVAFPRGKNDEIEALRGVDLTLEKGERIGVVGESGAGKSMLAFAILNLIAEPGRVSQGTIKFNGDNLLDMSDRQIRKIRGNRISMIFQDPMVTLNPVLSIGTQMIETLKAHRSISTREAHRLCVDKLKLVAIPSAESRMDAYPHELSGGLRQRVVIAIALLTDPEIIIADEPTTALDVTIQAEIMALILKLCRENDVALILITHDLGVVAEVTEKLMIMYAGKCVETGRTRDIIDAPKHPYAGGLLKALPQNAERGSKLYQIPGSMPPITALPTGCPYHPRCARADDGCRATMPPLENGVACFHPLNQDAEAST, from the coding sequence ATGGCGATGCTCGAAGTACATGACCTGCATGTTGCCTTTCCGCGCGGCAAGAATGACGAAATCGAAGCCCTGCGCGGCGTTGACCTGACACTGGAAAAGGGCGAGCGCATCGGCGTCGTGGGTGAATCCGGGGCTGGTAAATCCATGCTTGCCTTTGCCATCCTGAACCTGATCGCCGAGCCGGGCCGCGTGTCCCAGGGCACGATCAAGTTCAATGGCGATAACCTGCTGGACATGTCCGACCGACAGATCAGGAAAATCCGCGGCAACCGTATCTCGATGATCTTTCAGGATCCCATGGTCACGCTCAACCCTGTCCTGTCGATCGGCACCCAAATGATCGAAACGCTCAAGGCGCATCGCAGCATCAGCACCCGCGAGGCGCACCGCCTTTGTGTGGACAAACTGAAGCTGGTCGCGATCCCCTCCGCCGAAAGCCGCATGGATGCCTACCCACACGAGCTGTCGGGCGGGTTGCGCCAACGTGTCGTCATTGCCATCGCCCTGCTGACCGACCCCGAGATCATTATCGCGGATGAACCGACGACCGCGCTGGACGTGACGATCCAGGCGGAGATCATGGCGCTGATCCTGAAACTCTGTCGCGAAAACGACGTGGCGCTGATCCTGATCACGCATGATCTGGGCGTGGTGGCCGAAGTTACCGAAAAACTGATGATCATGTATGCTGGTAAATGCGTCGAGACGGGCCGCACCCGCGACATCATCGACGCCCCGAAACACCCTTATGCGGGTGGCTTGCTCAAGGCGCTGCCGCAAAATGCAGAACGCGGATCAAAACTCTATCAGATACCCGGCTCAATGCCGCCTATCACGGCACTGCCCACCGGCTGTCCCTACCACCCGCGTTGTGCCCGCGCCGATGACGGCTGTCGCGCCACCATGCCGCCGCTGGAAAACGGCGTCGCATGTTTCCACCCGCTGAATCAGGATGCGGAGGCCAGCACATGA
- the modB gene encoding molybdate ABC transporter permease subunit yields the protein MSLEAAEWAALSLSLKVSLVAMLASLPPAIAVAWLLARQEFWGKTLLSTLIHLPLVLPPVVTGYLLLLTFGRNGAVGHFLDQSFGIVLAFRWTGAALAAAIMGFPLMVRAIRLSIEAVDPKLEAAAATLGASRMGVFARVTFPLIAPGVLAGGVLGFAKAMGEFGATITFVANIPGETQTLPSAVYAFLQVPGGEGSAIRLVLLSLVVAVGAVLISEVLARRVARGIGQR from the coding sequence ATGAGTCTGGAGGCGGCGGAATGGGCTGCACTGTCTCTGTCTCTGAAGGTATCTTTGGTGGCGATGCTGGCCAGCCTGCCGCCTGCGATCGCGGTGGCGTGGTTGCTGGCACGGCAGGAATTCTGGGGCAAGACGCTGTTGAGCACTTTGATTCACCTGCCGTTGGTGTTGCCGCCGGTGGTGACGGGGTATCTGCTGTTGCTGACATTTGGGCGCAACGGCGCAGTCGGCCACTTTCTCGACCAGAGTTTTGGCATCGTGCTGGCATTCCGCTGGACCGGGGCCGCGCTGGCGGCGGCAATCATGGGGTTCCCGCTGATGGTGCGCGCGATTCGATTGTCGATCGAGGCGGTGGATCCAAAGCTGGAAGCGGCAGCGGCGACGCTGGGTGCAAGTCGTATGGGCGTGTTCGCGCGGGTGACGTTTCCGCTAATTGCCCCGGGGGTTTTGGCAGGTGGTGTATTAGGGTTCGCCAAAGCGATGGGAGAATTTGGAGCGACCATCACTTTTGTTGCCAATATCCCCGGCGAGACCCAGACGCTACCTTCGGCAGTTTATGCGTTCCTGCAGGTGCCGGGGGGCGAAGGGAGCGCGATACGACTGGTATTGCTGTCCTTAGTCGTCGCTGTCGGGGCTGTTTTGATTTCGGAAGTGTTGGCAAGGCGCGTGGCGCGGGGGATCGGCCAGCGATGA